The following is a genomic window from Ferrimicrobium sp..
AGATTAAGACTGGCGTAGGCGTCACTGGTCACACTCCCAACGGGGCTGAGACGACGCTTTCGCTTGCGGACGGCACGACGATTACCGTTAATCAAATAGTCGTTGCCATCGGTAGGCGTCCAAACTCCGAGGGCATTGTTGACGGCCAGGCGTCTGTCACGATCTCAGACAGAGGTTTCGTCGATGTGGATGGCAGCTATCGAACCTCGGAGCCTGGGGTTTATGCAGTTGGAGATCTGATCGACACTGCTCAGCTGGCTCATGTAGGGTTTGCTGAGGGCGTTGCTGTTATCAAGACGATCCTCGGCGAAGTATCGCCGTCAGTGGACTACTCGAGGGTGCCCTGGTGCATCTATACCCATCCTGAGATCGCATTTGCAGGATTGACCGAGGAGCAGGCTCGAGAGCGTGGTTACGACCCGATCGTAAAAAAGGACCCGTTGGGTGGTAATTCCCGAGCTCGCATCATTGGTGAAGTCGATGGATTCGTAAAGGTTGTCGCCGACAAGGCGACCCACCAGATCTTGGGGGTCCACATTGTGGGTCCTTGGGCAACCGAACTGCTTTCGCCAGGCTATCTTGCCGTTAACTGGGAAGCAAGTGCCGAGGAGTTGGCACAGTTCATCCAACCACATCCGACGCTTTCTGAAGCGTTTGGTGAGACAGTATTTTCGCTAACCGGAAGGAGTTTGCACGTTGGCTGATGTAATTATGCCTCAATTAGGGGAGACTGTAACCGAAGGAACGATCACAAAGTGG
Proteins encoded in this region:
- the lpdA gene encoding dihydrolipoyl dehydrogenase, translating into MSEEQAFDVVVLGAGPAGYAAALYGASAGLKVGIVERDRVGGTCLQRGCVPAKEYLETAAVYRGIRGAAEFGITSSDPIVDFAVSQKRKQSVVDKLTGGLAGLMKGRGIVTYAGNGVYEGNGRIAVSTGETIVGDSVILATGSRPRTIPGFDVDGNYVLTSDEVLSLTELPEAVAIVGGGVIGCEFASLMADLGCRVTIVEALPRLLPGVDQDLVDVMVRSFKKRGIQIKTGVGVTGHTPNGAETTLSLADGTTITVNQIVVAIGRRPNSEGIVDGQASVTISDRGFVDVDGSYRTSEPGVYAVGDLIDTAQLAHVGFAEGVAVIKTILGEVSPSVDYSRVPWCIYTHPEIAFAGLTEEQARERGYDPIVKKDPLGGNSRARIIGEVDGFVKVVADKATHQILGVHIVGPWATELLSPGYLAVNWEASAEELAQFIQPHPTLSEAFGETVFSLTGRSLHVG